One part of the Salvia splendens isolate huo1 unplaced genomic scaffold, SspV2 ctg1054, whole genome shotgun sequence genome encodes these proteins:
- the LOC121788477 gene encoding protein RALF-like 34: protein MESKLLLIPILALLFTLSSAMVEEDGGLQLRNETLEFQLETPLEFEVEEEETGERRSLYWHAKRYYISYGALSANRVPCPPRSGRSYYTHNCFRARGPVHPYTRGCSAITRCRR, encoded by the coding sequence ATGGAATCAAAGCTACTCTTAATTCCAATCCTTGCTCTGCTCTTCACTCTGTCCTCCGCAATGGTGGAGGAGGACGGCGGCCTCCAATTGAGGAACGAAACCCTAGAATTTCAGCTGGAAACGCCGTTGGAGTTCGAGGTGGAGGAAGAAGAAACCGGAGAGCGTAGATCTCTGTACTGGCACGCGAAGAGGTACTACATTTCCTATGGCGCGCTATCGGCGAATCGAGTGCCCTGCCCGCCGCGGTCGGGCAGATCCTACTACACTCACAACTGCTTCAGAGCCCGCGGCCCCGTCCATCCCTACACCAGAGGCTGCTCCGCCATCACCAGATGCAGGAGATGA